The Panicum virgatum strain AP13 chromosome 5K, P.virgatum_v5, whole genome shotgun sequence genome has a window encoding:
- the LOC120707413 gene encoding vacuolar protein sorting-associated protein 32 homolog 2-like: MSMFNRIFGKPKEQANSNALATLDKLNETLDMLEKKEKVLEKKAAAELERAKEFSRAKNKRAAIQSLKRKKLYEQQIEQLGNFQLRIHDQMIMLEAAKATTETVDALRTGAAAMKAMQKATNIDDVDKTMDEINEQTENMKQIQDALSAPLGASADFDEDELEAELEELEGAELESQLLEPVAAPPVHPVHVPANKQPARPAPQKATAEDDELAALQAEMAL; the protein is encoded by the exons ATGTCCATGTTCAACAGGATCTTCGGGAAGCCCAAGGAGCAGGCTAACTCCAATGCGCTGGCCACTCTGGACAAGTTAAATGAG ACTCTTGATATGctggagaagaaagaaaaggtgCTGGAGAAAAAAGCGGCTGCTGAGCTTGAGAGGGCGAAGGAGTTCTCAAGAGCAAAGAATAAAAGAG CGGCTATCCAGTCCTTGAAGAGGAAAAAACTTTATGAACAACAAATCGAGCAGCTTGGAAATTTCCAGTTGAGAATCCATGATCAG ATGATCATGTTAGAAGCAGCTAAAGCGACAACAGAGACTGTCGATGCATTGAGGACTGGAGCTGCAGCTATGAAAGCAATGCAAAAAGCAAC AAATATTGATGATGTCGACAAGACTATGGATGAAATTAACGAACAGACTGAAAACATGAAACAAATTCAAGATGCTTTATCAGCTCCTCTTGGAGCTTCTGCTGATTTCGATGAG GATGAACTGGAAGCGGAACTTGAAGAACTGGAGGGAGCAGAGTTGGAATCTCAGCTTCTGGAGCCTGTTGCAGCTCCTCCAGTGCATCCAGTGCATGtcccagccaacaagcaaccaGCTCGCCCTGCTCCACAGAAAGCTACAGCTGAAGATGATGAGCTTGCTGCACTGCAAGCTGAAATGGCGTTGTGA
- the LOC120709920 gene encoding zinc finger BED domain-containing protein RICESLEEPER 2-like translates to MLKFNADGSFVHWEYSPSVARTELCRLIARLDLPLCFGQSDAFQDYITNAHNPRFVKSSRQTTARDLIGLYNNRVEQLTDVLKNSVSSVALTSDIWSGKAKEDYISVVAHFLNPDWCLKKRLLGLKPIEVAHTGVNIAERVEMVASDYGITDKIFAIVLDNASSNKIAIDVLKPVFSGYIGSLMPKPARIDDDLAAVFLHQRCACHIINLIVKSCLKRLKPYLEDFRTAITFLNSSNQRIASYKQYCLSVGVRPQKLLSFLQLFYDSTVALSGVYYPTLPLMLHHILKIARHLNAYENHELLRTAVVPMKTKFLKYWREIPLLYSFAFIIDPRAKMRGFHKVLQKLSVLNGQDYARYPSSIRCKLTKMFPVYESKFGDACLRTSTLPAVSGMGTEAWDDIYGDEEAFAESTFSLASRVLEERRRRLTPDLVEVLSCIKDWELADLHKQHTVEKETKDLEAAFEAMYLDNEEETSPGTKRKEQEGGSGPDAAARKKDKGPATEPSSSRGKRA, encoded by the exons ATGCTTAAGTTTAATGCTGATGGTTCTTTTGTGCACTGGGAGTACTCTCCTTCTGTTGCTAGAACAGAGCTTTGCCGTTTGATTGCTAGGCTGGACCTGCCTCTTTGCTTTGGTCAATCTGATGCTTTTCAGGACTACATTACCAATGCTCATAACCCTAGGTTTGTGAAGTCCTCTAGGCAAACTACTGCTAGAGACTTGATTGGCCTTTATAATAACCGTGTTGAACAGCTTACTGATGTCCTGAAAAACTCTGTTTCATCTGTTGCTCTTACATCTGACATTTGGTCTGGTAAAGCTAAAGAGGACTACATCTCTGTTGTTGCTCACTTTCTTAACCCTGATTGGTGTTTAAAAAAGAGGTTACTTGGTCTAAAACCTATAGAAGTGGCTCATACAGGTGTTAACATTGCTGAGCGTGTTGAAATGGTTGCAAGTGACTATGGTATTACTGATAAAATCTTTGCTATTGTGCTTGACAATGCTTCATCTAACAAAATTGCTATAGATGTTCTAAAACCTGTATTCTCTGGTTACATTGGTAGTTTGATGCCTAAACCTGCTAGGATTGATGATGATCTAGCTGCTGTATTCTTGCATCAGCGATGTGCTTGCCATATCATCAATTTGATTGTTAAGAGTTGCCTGAAACGTTTGAAACCATATCTTGAAGATTTTAGGACTGCTATTACATTCTTGAATTCTTCCAATCAACGTATTGCTTCTTATAAACAGTATTGCTTGAGTGTTGGTGTCCGCCCTC AGAAGTTATTGTCTTTTCTTCAATTATTCTATGACTCAACTGTTGCACTATCTGGTGTTTATTACCCTACATTACCCTTAATGCTGCATCATATTTTGAAAATTGCTAGGCATCTAAATGCATATGAGAACCATGAACTGCTAAGAACTGCTGTTGTTCCTATGAAAACTAAGTTCCTCAAATACTGGAGGGAGATACCCCTCCTGTATTCATTTGCTTTCATTATTGATCCTAGAGCTAAGATGAGGGGGTTTCATAAAGTATTGCAGAAGTTAAGTGTTCTTAATGGTCAAGATTATGCTAGATACCCATCATCTATTCGTTGCAAGTTAACTAAGATGTTTCCAGTTTatgagtccaagtttggtgaTGCTTGCTTGAGGACTTCAACACTGCCAGCTGTTTCTGGTATGGGAACTGAGGCCTGGGATGATATATATGGTGATGAGGAAGCTTTTGCAG AATCCACTTTCAGCTTAGCTAGCAGGGTcctcgaggagcggcggcggcggctaacACCAGACTTGGTGGAGGTCCTCTCATGCATCAAGGACTGGGAGTTGGCGGACTTGCACAAGCAGCACACTGTAGAGAAGGAAACAAAGGACCTTGAAGCAGCCTTTGAAGCTATGTACCTGGACAATGAGGAAGAAACATCACCTGGTACCAAGCGAAAGGAGCAAGAAGGAGGCAGTGGACCTGATGCTGCTGCTAGGAAGAAAGACAAGGGCCCAGCAACTGAACCATCCAGTTCAAGAGGCAAAAGAGCTTGA